The following coding sequences are from one Panicum hallii strain FIL2 chromosome 5, PHallii_v3.1, whole genome shotgun sequence window:
- the LOC112894419 gene encoding cullin-1-like: MNGHLSFEEGWKVLEQGIVKCSKILECTSTRPTVAEYMNYYDCSYRMAVQKQHYCQEMYNGFKTTLADCVRAMVLPHLMHKKNDCFFRELLKMWSNYAIMVRCVTGFFSYLDRCYVEQYKLPSLSDAAATSFFGPVFSFFGDEARTALLTMIRQERDGNNMDSGFLDVMHGICRSEVKTLMQNAVLQDTYDYYSMRSSEWIVHYSLPDYLAKVQESMEKETNRLAYYLNISSDNSFDLCLQAVNAPLMETYDSYAREKQIGGQLLLQTYKTVEEELLGRCSSLTLGGCSGSNSFD, encoded by the exons ATGAATGGCCACCTAAGCTTTGAGGAAGGCTGGAAGGTCCTGGAACAGGGTATCGTAAAATGCTCAAAGATTTTGGAGTGCACTAGTACAAGGCCTACTGTGGCTGAGTACATGAATTACTATGA CTGTTCTTACAGGATGGCTGTGCAGAAACAGCATTATTGTCAGGAAATGTACAATGGTTTCAAGACAACGCTTGCAGATTGTGTCCGTGCAATG GTTCTGCCACATCTCATGCACAAGAAAAATGACTGCTTTTTTAGAGAGCTTTTGAAAATGTGGTCAAACTATGCCATCATGGTTAGATGTGTAACTGGCTTCTTTAGCTATTTGGACCGCTGCTATGTGGAGCAGTACAAACTACCATCACTAAGCGACGCTGCTGCTACTTCTTTCTTTGGTCCA GTCTTTTCCTTCTTCGGTGATGAAGCAAGAACTGCTCTTCTTACAATG ATCCGTCAAGAACGTGATGGAAATAACATGGATTCAGGCTTTCTGGATGTTATGCATGGCATATGTCGTTCTGAAGTCAAAACATTAATGCAAAATGCTGTTCTTCAAGACACGTATGACTACTACTCCATGAGAAGTTCTGAATGGATTGTGCACTACTCTCTGCCAGATTACCTTGCTAAG GTTCAGGAAAGTATGGAAAAGGAAACCAATAGACTGGCTTACTATCTGAATATTTCAAGTGACAATAGCTTCGACCTCTGTTTACAG GCTGTTAATGCTCCATTGATGGAAACTTACGACAGTTACGCAAGGGAGAAACAAATTGGTGGCCAGCTTTTGCTTCAAACATACAAG ACTGTTGAGGAGGAACTGCTTGGCAGATGCAGTAGCTTGACACTTGGTGGTTGTTCAGGCAGCAATTCTTTCGATTGA
- the LOC112894418 gene encoding protein SRG1 isoform X2 produces the protein MASEAEIKIGQVDDVQELHRAGLETVPDRYIRDGDDRPGGDNVCALAHIPVIDVGELTRDDELNKLRLACEEWGFFQVVNHGIEDELLDEMEKLAREFFMLPLEEKEKYPMAPGGIQGYGHAFVFSEDQKLDWCNMLALGVEPAFIRQPKLWPTTPAKFKETLEKYSVEIRGLCRRLLAHIAETLGLAPGTFGDLFGEAVQAVRMNFYPPCPRPELVLGLSAHSDGSAVTVLQQDMSCAGLQVIKDGAWVPVHPIPHALVINLGDSLEVLTNGRYRSVEHRAVTNSEQDRLSVVTFYAPAYDVELGPLPEFVTDEAPCRYRRFNHGEYSRHYVTRRLEGKKTLEFAKINQITTAAPEELCSCK, from the exons ATGGCGTCTGAGGCTGAGATCAAGATAGGTCAGGTTGATGACGTCCAGGAGCTGCACCGGGCGGGCCTGGAGACAGTGCCGGATCGCTACATCAGGGACGGGGACGACCGCCCGGGCGGCGACAACGTCTGCGCTCTCGCGCACATCCCGGTGATCGACGTCGGCGAGCTCACGCGCGACGACGAGCTGAACAAGCTCAGGCTCGCCTGCGAGGAGTGGGGTTTCTTCCAG GTTGTGAACCATGGCATCGAGGACGAGCTGCTGGACGAGATGGAGAAGCTGGCGAGGGAGTTCTTCATGCTGCCGctggaggagaaggagaagtaCCCCATGGCGCCGGGAGGCATCCAGGGCTACGGCCACGCCTTCGTCTTCTCCGAGGACCAGAAGCTGGACTGGTGCAACATGCTGGCGCTGGGCGTGGAGCCGGCTTTCATCCGGCAGCCCAAGCTTTGGCCGACGACCCCGGCCAAGTTCAAGGAGACCCTGGAGAAGTACTCCGTGGAGATCAGGGGCCTGTGCCGGCGGCTGCTCGCCCACATCGCCGAGACGCTGGGCCTGGCACCGGGCACGTTCGGCGACCTGTTCGGCGAGGCGGTGCAGGCGGTGCGGATGAACTTCTACCCGCCGTGCCCGCGGCCGGAGCTGGTGCTGGGGCTGAGCGCGCACTCCGACGGGAGCGCGGTCACCGTGCTCCAGCAGGACATGTCCTGCGCGGGCCTGCAGGTGATCAAGGACGGCGCCTGGGTGCCCGTCCACCCCATCCCGCACGCCCTCGTCATCAACCTCGGCGACTCGCTCGAG GTTCTGACGAACGGCAGGTACAGGAGCGTGGAGCACCGGGCGGTGACGAACAGCGAGCAGGACCGGCTATCGGTGGTGACGTTCTACGCGCCGGCCTACGACGTCGAGCTGGGCCCGCTGCCGGAGTTCGTCACCGACGAGGCGCCGTGCCGGTACCGGAGGTTCAACCACGGCGAGTACAGCCGCCACTATGTCACCAGGCGGCTCGAGGGCAAGAAGACGCTCGAGTTCGCCAAGATCAATCAGATCACTACCGCTGCTCCTGAAGAACTCTGTAGTTGCAAATAG
- the LOC112894418 gene encoding protein SRG1 isoform X1, with amino-acid sequence MASEAEIKIGQVDDVQELHRAGLETVPDRYIRDGDDRPGGDNVCALAHIPVIDVGELTRDDELNKLRLACEEWGFFQVVNHGIEDELLDEMEKLAREFFMLPLEEKEKYPMAPGGIQGYGHAFVFSEDQKLDWCNMLALGVEPAFIRQPKLWPTTPAKFKETLEKYSVEIRGLCRRLLAHIAETLGLAPGTFGDLFGEAVQAVRMNFYPPCPRPELVLGLSAHSDGSAVTVLQQDMSCAGLQVIKDGAWVPVHPIPHALVINLGDSLEASEIDSPWFLSGAAMGIRAWLTDQQALAAHARAQVLTNGRYRSVEHRAVTNSEQDRLSVVTFYAPAYDVELGPLPEFVTDEAPCRYRRFNHGEYSRHYVTRRLEGKKTLEFAKINQITTAAPEELCSCK; translated from the exons ATGGCGTCTGAGGCTGAGATCAAGATAGGTCAGGTTGATGACGTCCAGGAGCTGCACCGGGCGGGCCTGGAGACAGTGCCGGATCGCTACATCAGGGACGGGGACGACCGCCCGGGCGGCGACAACGTCTGCGCTCTCGCGCACATCCCGGTGATCGACGTCGGCGAGCTCACGCGCGACGACGAGCTGAACAAGCTCAGGCTCGCCTGCGAGGAGTGGGGTTTCTTCCAG GTTGTGAACCATGGCATCGAGGACGAGCTGCTGGACGAGATGGAGAAGCTGGCGAGGGAGTTCTTCATGCTGCCGctggaggagaaggagaagtaCCCCATGGCGCCGGGAGGCATCCAGGGCTACGGCCACGCCTTCGTCTTCTCCGAGGACCAGAAGCTGGACTGGTGCAACATGCTGGCGCTGGGCGTGGAGCCGGCTTTCATCCGGCAGCCCAAGCTTTGGCCGACGACCCCGGCCAAGTTCAAGGAGACCCTGGAGAAGTACTCCGTGGAGATCAGGGGCCTGTGCCGGCGGCTGCTCGCCCACATCGCCGAGACGCTGGGCCTGGCACCGGGCACGTTCGGCGACCTGTTCGGCGAGGCGGTGCAGGCGGTGCGGATGAACTTCTACCCGCCGTGCCCGCGGCCGGAGCTGGTGCTGGGGCTGAGCGCGCACTCCGACGGGAGCGCGGTCACCGTGCTCCAGCAGGACATGTCCTGCGCGGGCCTGCAGGTGATCAAGGACGGCGCCTGGGTGCCCGTCCACCCCATCCCGCACGCCCTCGTCATCAACCTCGGCGACTCGCTCGAGGCAAGTGAAATAGATTCGCCTTGGTTTCTGTCTGGCGCTGCGATGGGCATCAGGGCATGGCTGACTGACCAACAAGCTCTCGCTGCACACGCGCGTGCACAGGTTCTGACGAACGGCAGGTACAGGAGCGTGGAGCACCGGGCGGTGACGAACAGCGAGCAGGACCGGCTATCGGTGGTGACGTTCTACGCGCCGGCCTACGACGTCGAGCTGGGCCCGCTGCCGGAGTTCGTCACCGACGAGGCGCCGTGCCGGTACCGGAGGTTCAACCACGGCGAGTACAGCCGCCACTATGTCACCAGGCGGCTCGAGGGCAAGAAGACGCTCGAGTTCGCCAAGATCAATCAGATCACTACCGCTGCTCCTGAAGAACTCTGTAGTTGCAAATAG